Proteins from a genomic interval of Clostridium sp. AN503:
- a CDS encoding LacI family DNA-binding transcriptional regulator: protein MATIKDVAKSAGVSVTTVSIIINGKSEERKISAATQERVQDAMRELGYQPNLSARRLRSQDSKKPVIAFFWPLDYRTSILASFMNSLQVEIQRIGFDCELVIQTYENDKLDQYDASILKNGYSGIVIGACSNSDLKYLEQLSPQMPLILINRYSEHFSTVCTDNREIGLMAARQFRQRGYTEAAVIASQHSYVATGLRTQAFLYACSQLGINVLSEHIFKNLGTIGGGYHAAEAYCNTPNPPKVIFCDSDAMAIGALSAFHKHQKQIPEDVEILSIAMLDPEHAEHTIPPLSVIKMPNEEIGKQLVDILQEKITTNNLEPTHINLEATLVLRESFLGIPKS, encoded by the coding sequence ATGGCTACTATAAAAGATGTCGCAAAATCAGCAGGCGTTTCCGTCACTACTGTTTCTATCATAATCAATGGTAAATCAGAAGAAAGAAAGATTTCCGCTGCAACGCAGGAGCGCGTGCAGGATGCCATGCGCGAATTGGGATATCAGCCTAATTTAAGCGCCCGCCGTCTGCGCTCACAGGACAGTAAAAAACCTGTCATTGCATTTTTCTGGCCTCTGGACTATCGCACCTCGATCCTTGCTTCATTTATGAATTCTCTGCAGGTCGAAATCCAGCGTATTGGTTTTGACTGCGAACTGGTCATTCAAACTTACGAAAATGATAAATTAGACCAGTATGATGCTTCGATTTTAAAAAACGGATACAGCGGTATTGTGATAGGAGCCTGTTCCAACAGTGATTTAAAATACTTAGAACAGCTTTCCCCGCAAATGCCTTTAATTCTGATCAACCGCTATTCAGAGCACTTTTCCACGGTATGCACAGACAACCGGGAAATCGGTCTGATGGCTGCAAGACAATTTCGGCAGCGAGGATATACGGAAGCCGCTGTCATCGCCTCCCAGCACTCTTACGTGGCAACCGGCCTCCGCACCCAGGCTTTCCTGTATGCATGCTCTCAACTTGGTATTAACGTCCTCAGCGAGCATATTTTTAAAAATCTGGGGACAATAGGCGGCGGATACCATGCAGCAGAAGCCTACTGCAACACACCCAATCCGCCCAAAGTGATTTTCTGTGATTCAGATGCTATGGCAATTGGTGCACTAAGCGCTTTTCATAAACACCAGAAGCAGATTCCAGAGGATGTTGAGATCCTCTCCATCGCCATGCTCGATCCCGAACATGCTGAACATACCATTCCGCCTCTAAGTGTGATCAAGATGCCCAATGAGGAGATTGGCAAGCAGTTAGTCGATATCCTGCAGGAAAAGATCACAACAAATAATCTGGAACCTACCCATATCAACCTGGAAGCTACTCTTGTTTTGCGCGAAAGTTTCCTCGGTATTCCGAAATCATAA